The sequence GCAATGAACATGCCAGCAAGCCAATGTCGCCATTGCGGCCGTTTATTCCACAACGGAAAAAGCCACTGTTCTGGTTGTGACCGTGACAGCCTCGATCCCGTTGACTTAAGTGGCAAAGGCAACGTGTACTCGTATACAGAGATTTATGCAGCGCCAAAACGATTCGTACAACAAGCCCCTTATTTGATTGTACTCGTCGAGATGGAACACGGCCTGCGCGTGACAGGCAGGATGTTGAACAGGCCGGTCCAGATAGGCGATCGAGTCGAATTGCACAAAGTAGAAGATCATTGTTACTATTTTGCTGCGCTTTAATCGAGAAAGCGACTGATCGGAGACTTATAATCCATAAAACCCCAGGTGGAACAAAAAATGCCCAACTGGGGTTTTGCTATTAAGAAGCAGTCGCCGGGCTGCTTTCGGCTGTTGCCGTTTTCGCATTGTTTGGCAGTGTAATGAATTTTGTCAAAACAGCGCCAAGCAAATGAAGGCCGGCAATGAGCCAAATTAAGCCTGTTACGCCAATAAAGTCGAAAAACAAACCGACAAGCAAAGGGCCAACAAATACGCACAGGCCAGCGCCTAAATTCAAAATCGCCATCGC is a genomic window of Shouchella clausii containing:
- a CDS encoding Zn-ribbon domain-containing OB-fold protein, with amino-acid sequence MNMPASQCRHCGRLFHNGKSHCSGCDRDSLDPVDLSGKGNVYSYTEIYAAPKRFVQQAPYLIVLVEMEHGLRVTGRMLNRPVQIGDRVELHKVEDHCYYFAAL